Part of the Quercus lobata isolate SW786 chromosome 6, ValleyOak3.0 Primary Assembly, whole genome shotgun sequence genome, tttttttttaggtgttcTTTATACTGTATTATATAtacactgttttttttttttcagagttCTATTAGTATTTGGCTGCTGTGATTCTTATTCCGCATAGGCATATAGCATTAGCagtaggttttttattttttaatcattactaGATGGGACCCATAGTTTTATATTAGAGTTATAGTAGTCTCAGAGTTTATTACTTAAGGCTGTTGAGTTCTGAAACATGTAGCAGTaaatagaaaagtttttttctcttttgtgtaGAGGGGCAAATAATACATTTCAATGCAATGTACTGTCattattagtaaaatttttggaagttcaggggggcacctgccccccctcgccccccccccctccctccgCCCCTGGGAATGGAGGAGAAAAAAcagaggaagaaaaggaaaaacagggaaagagagagacccAATATAGGGAAGCACTTAAGGGAGGAAAACTCATGGTAAGAGAGTAGTAAGCGCTCAGAGAGAGGGACCCAGGAAAAGGAAAGACCACACGGCAGGGGAGTAATAAAAAACTAAGAGTAAAGAAAGAacgaagagaaagaaagaaagtgataaaacaaagagagaaaatacggcaggaataggggcatgcatcaatagaccatcttttccctccctcttaGCAAACCCACTCTTTGATGTCCCAAAAAATAATAGCTAGTAGCCATGTAGGcctattctccaaaatgcacaactttgatggcAAAAGCCAATGACAAGGTTGTTCAAGTTGGGGTTTGGGTTCTTTCTTGGTTTACTTATCCTATGGGAagattcaatacttgattttgattgcaaatatatttgatttttctcattataaattatatctgcTGTATTTAGTCATCCTGTCGTAGCACATTTTTATCACGTCTGCTGCATCAATTGTCCTGCTGTGGTATCTTTACTTTTTGTACTAGTTATTCTGTTATAGCACCTTTTCATTATATGTACCGTGTTAGCTATTATACTAGCTAAACCTTTTCTGTGGAAGCTTTGTTATTACGTGTTTCACTGTTGACACAAATTAATCATTATCCtgccataagtatatatatacgtATATCTTGTTTCTCGTGTTctgtaaaatatattttatatatgtatatgtgaatacgtataagtatatacattcatatatgtatgtatatatttgagaatatactaacccatttaaactaacatttgtttgatgggtattttctttgggctttagatttgtttatgtgcagGAAGTAGAAAAGTATTTCTGCAGTAAAAACGAAGAGTAGTCATTCacattgcaaaaggttttactaCATGGCAGAAGGCTTTAAAGCACAACAGACAGCTTTAAAGCACAGCAGACAGCTTTAATGCACAGTAGGAAGCTTTGTTGCACAGCAGGAAGCTTTATTGCACAGTAGAAAGTTTTGCTACATAGCAAAAAAGTCAGTCTTGCTGCAGAAACTGGAGAAAAATTCATTTTGCGGCAAAAACTGGAGAAAAGTTCATTTTGCGGCagaaactggagaaaagttACTTCTGCGGCAGAAACAGAGGATAAACACCACGTTCTGCCCGCCGTAAGCGTGCTCCTAGCAGACGAGacatagtttgcgcacaagccatACCAAATTGAATTGTagttggaccggtctcaactcccttactaAGAATACTCGGGCCCAATACCGCAGGAGGTAGCCCAACCCACTTTAAccacaaaaaggcccaccacagatggaaaaaaaaaaactaaatatttagtttttacaTCATTAAAggtacaagaaaaaaaaaactaacacaaacATATTGGTACAGCAGAAGGGTGCATTTGGTTGATATGAAAAGtagatgacaaaaaaaataaaggagatTAATTTTCTACGGTAtgattggggaaaaaaaaaaagataaataaggAAGAAAATGACCTTTGAgtaacaaaatttcaaaagtacCTTCATTAAGggtgtaataaaaaaaatttcacttttccatcctttttATTAAACAcacttgagaaaaaaaaaaatttccctcatTTCTATTGTCGCAGTATTTTCCCTCCCTTATTTTGCAATTTTCACTCATCtataatattatattagttCTAGAGAAAtactacatccacaatattttcttaacaaatcatagatattaaataaaaaggttgGAAAAAGCAGATAAActaaatatttagtttttacaTCATTAAAGGCacaagaagttaaaaaaataaaataaaataaaataaaacaaaacaaacatattGGTAAAGCAGAAGGGTGCATTTGGTTGATATGAAAGGGTAGAGGacgaaaaaaaaagggaaaaataaaatagaggagaTTAATTTTCCACAGAATGAttgggaaaaaaagtaaaaataaataaataaataaggatgGGGTTTTCACCCGATCCACACTAATTTAGTTCCTTCTAAGTTGGAGAGggaaaataagtaaaaaaatgaccTTGAGTaacaaaattactaaagtaCCTTGATTAAGGgtgtaataataattttgtactTTTCCATCCTTCTTATTAATCACGCTtgagcaaaaacaaaattttttcccTTGTTTCTATTGTCCCAATATTTCCCTTCCtatattttgcatttttcaCTCATCAGTAATAGTCTATTAGTTCTATAGAAGTGCTATGAGCataacaatattttcacaaacaaatcataagtgataagttattagtgattctaatttgaacctataactaaaattacttttttgcctgtAAAAAACAACTCATAACAATCTgacacttatgatttgttgtgaaataataattttttacttttctatcATTCTTATTAAACACACGagcaatattttcttttcttttctttttcccctcaTTTCTATTGTCCCGATATTTTCCTTCACTTATTTTGCAAGTTTCACTCATCTATAATAGTCTATTTGTTCTAAAGAAATGTTATTTctacaataatttcataacaaattataggtagtaagttattattaattttaattttaatttatcattttttttttcataaaaaaaaatctaaaataactCATAATAATTTGTCACTTATGATTTGCTGTAAAAATACAAAGCATAAGAAAcctctctttatttttaagaaaaaaactcaGTTTAATTATAGACCAGACTAAGAAATCGTAATTTAAGTAAGGAGGTCCCACTGAAGTGACTGaaccaaaaatagtaaaagataGAGATACGAGATATCgaacttctttatttatttatttatttttttgaagcaGCCATTAGAAAACCCAATAATAGCAACTAaggtccaaaaacaaaaaagaagaaagaacatccaaacaagagaaTAAGCAACTCACGTGGGCTAACAAGTAACAACTAAACCGTCTAAACTAATAATCGATTGTATGTATCAGTCATTGACAATTCGATATTAGGTACAATATTAAGAACTATGGTTTTAATCTTTACATTCAGTGTAACCAGAAAGGTACATAGTGAATCATGAAGGGCCACAAGCAAACAAGCTAGAGCAAGATGATCACCTTCCTTTAGGGTCTTGTCTCGGCTAGTTTGATCTGTGTCTATGAACATCGTTCTTATCTTCCTTGTGTGTTATGACATTATTAATtgtgtcttctttttttttttttttggctgagaaaTTGTGTCTTTATCTTCAATGATGTTATGTGCATGATGGCATTCATGGATTCGAACTACAAATATAGTAcgttctaaaacaaaataagcaaCAAGTACAAACAATATAGACATAAGAACTTGCATGATTTAACAAGGTGTACTCTCTGTTTAAGAGAGAGGGTACTAAGTACTCTTAGCCTGTTTACAATCTCTTCCATTCTGTCTCTCTCCAATAAGGGTTTTGATATTCCCAACTCAGTAAAGAGAGGGAGTAGTTATTGAATTACACTGGCATATATATGTGTTTGGTGCAGTAAAAATAAGTGTAATCCACGTGCACAAGAAGATAAATTGATAAAGAGTTGGAAGTTCAGTTGTACACTAATGTCGGTCCGAGTTATATGACTTAGTTTAAGCCAAATAGAAAGGTCGTAAGCATTATTCCATACCGATAGAATAGAGAAGGCATTGATGGTGTCGAGGAACATGTACAAAACTACAAAGAGAACTACTCAAAGAATGTGCCAGAAATTTCTTTATGCATGCATTTGATCACTCAAACCACATGGCAGTAAAGCAAAAACTGTGTCCTATAAATCAAGTCGCTTCTTTTGTGGACAGATTAGTAGATGTTGTAGGGTCAAATATAAAGCCATGGCCAATTGGCCAGTGCCCAGTGGCAAATGAGATTTACCTTAGCTCTAAAATACATGCATTTGCCTCTCTCACATTGATGTGAGTGATCTCGTTTGCGTGCTACGTACCCAGAGTTCATTGAACCagagatatttttaaaataaggaagCCATCGatatttttaagacaaaaaaaaaaaaaaaaaaaaaaaaaaaaaaaaactagcaatgGACTAATGGATTCTGTCCTTTGAGGcattattgaaatttgaatttatttatttatttatctttcatTGAAAAACATGGATGAAAAGATTGTGCAAGATACTCTTTTAAGGATTTATTTTGCATAGAGATTATGGGATATTATATTAGGACATGACGAGCCAGAGACTACAAGATCTGTACTTTGTCGttcaacttatatatatatatatatatatatttatttcaaatCCACCATCTTCAATTATTGAATTGGAAAAACATTTATTATGTTTCACAAGCTTAATGAAAGCGTGCTCAAGAATAAGGAGAATCtttgacactttgtggtcatGTTTAGTTGCCACCATTGACCATTCACACAATTTTTTACCAAACGAAGTAACATAGTAATATTGTAGCTAAAACACAAGCAATGTAATTAGGAAATTTGAGATGTTAAAAGAGGTAGAggtagttttatatatatatatatatatattattttctttatatgaaaTCTAAGTGTTACGtaattcaccttttttttttttttgggattaaatcctttttaactttttggtCACGAAAAAACCCATCTTAGGCctaaaatcagaattttttttctaaataacaataaatattaaaaaatttagttaattgtcacgtttcaaaacaatattggaaactagcatctcgagtgtctaaaactcgagttccaagataaaactcgagtttttaagtatCGATTTGTTAGTGGATTAAgttaaatttggaaaaaaatcaggctgaaaatcgagttttaaaaactcgatttccattaaTTGAGtgaaaacgctgctataggtctataaaacgtcactatagggattaaaaacgccactataggacccTGTacttatgaaaatttttttgcaggaaaacgccgctataggattttaaaacgtcactgtaaggcttaaaaacgccactataagtgaaatttttttgcatggaaatcgagttttaaagactcgagatctatgtggcattttcacATTTGCAAAGCGAGTTTTTTGGACTCGAGTtataatatggatctcgagtttctagaactcgagatgttagttttcttaattttttgaaaacgttcctaacttactattttgaatgGCTAATGGATGATATTATGCAAAATACCTCCCTAAAATCAACTAGATTTTTTAGTTCATATCTGGATCAGATGCTTTTTCCTTTATCGTTTTGGGTGTTGGGCTTAGCCCATTATTAACGAGTGAACTTTGTTGCTCCTTATGTCGGGCCTGATTTTCAAATGGCTGAACCCGCTGCTTCTAGTCGTTGTGTTTTTGGGCTTGGGCAGCCCGAGGGTCGGGTTCCTTTCCCTTTGTAAACGAGATCAATTGAGTTAAGTACTAAAAATTcgcgtttatttatttatttttttggagcaCGAGCTGAGTTGAAGTTTgttatcaaattaaattatatgttcaaattttgtttataagCTATTAattgattaacttattcttttcctgtatattgtaaatattagaatttagaactaattttttaaccaatttacaaatatactaataattagtaattaaattatagtttaaaattgaaattatatcATTTGAGTTAATTGCATAGAATTATTTACGttaataaacttttaaaaattatattcattgttgaaaattatataaatgGACTATTTATaccatcaataaattataaatagtaattTGATATCTTATGAGGGCGAAAATAACCAAATAGCACATTTTCATAAACTACATTGCAATCTATTACTGTTTCAGAAATATATAGGAATGTACCACTTTTTAAGTACTCGAATTTGGCAAAATTGAGTTTATCATGGTACTCGTGTTTCATAAACTCAAGTAccatgaaaaaattttcaaaatttttcagaatataatttttcaaaaaactcaagtttttagaactcgagttttacgACAAACTCACGTTTCATAAattcgagtttcaaaaaagtgGTAAATCCCTACATATTTCCAAAACAATAGtagattacaaatttttttgctaaatagtgGTAGTGGGCCATTTTTGCAATCTTATGAGCTTATGTATACACTTACATAATCCAATCGCAAACTCATAATTGTAAGTTTGTTCATGAGCACAGTATTATATATGTTTGAGGTCTACTTGTTTAATAATCGAGTTTGAACTTAGACTTgagtttgactttttttttgttcataaacaACATAAGTCATTTACAACCCACTTACACATAAATGTCTTTATAATGTATAGTTCTTGACTTACCATGACTGGGTGAcacaaaatataacattttttttaataactctaaTGTTGCCTAATGTGAttgttacataataaaaataggaTTAGTGGTGGGATATGTGAATGTAATATTACTTCAATCACAATTTGTCGTTATAAAAAGATTACGAaaataatcgtgtccctacaattgctACTATATAAACACattaaatgctttttttttttttaatttttttttttttactattgtaggaatttttttttaaaaaaagtcatttttattttgaccgaATTACATAGGGCCGTTTTCATTTTGGTActacatatttgaaaatttttatttatgtccCTTAGAAATTGCTTTCAAAGTGGTTTTATCGTCTATTTTCTTTAGTAGCCTAGATGTTCCATATATGCCAGCAATTAATTAAAATGTGGAAATACATGTTTGCAaaagttaattatttatttctttagtaaattaccattttggtccataatgtttatttatttttgtgatacaagatagaatttttactctaatataatctaagtgtatatacgTGTGAATCTCCCTTCTAGACACTTGAACCTCGACCCTTGCTCCTCAcatttcacaaacacttatatttgtaGAGTGACTATTGTACTAAGGATACGTGGTAATAGTCCATAATGTTTAAACTGTGTGTTAATTTGGTTCAGATTTACAGATTAGGGACCTAAAtggtattttcatttttggttcgtctttattaaaataaaaaagcagcAAAACCTTAACACGAAAGTTGAGATGGCCGAGTTGGTCTAAGGCGCCAGATTAAGGTTCTGGTCCGAAAGGGCGTGGGTTCAAATCCCACTCTCAACAGTTCTGATTTTTATTAGTCTTAATTTTTAACCAATTAGATTTCAGATATCATATCATAttctctatttatttaatttttttagagggACCTGTTCTTTATTATTCATTCATTCTTATTATCCACACGACATTGTGGCGGCAAACCAAACCACCGTGCCTTATCCACCTAAGTCCCAAGTCCTAACCAACCTCACCATTTTAGCTACGGTCTCAGTTCAGTTTTGTTAGTTGCTCAGATTATCAGAGTTGTGGTTAGCCATGGCTTCTCTTTCAAACTTAAAGCCTGTTAGTGCTTTCACTGCCAACTATCGTCCAAAATGCTCCAAAACCATCCCCCGCAAAATTAAATGGGGTGTCGTCAGAGCTTCCTCTGCTGCTCCTGGTGTTGACCTCAACACTCTCCAATCTGCCATTGCTAAGGTTACTTAATTTCCTTTCAATTCCACTTCCCACTTAACTTGTTAAGATTATTTTGAGAACTTAGAAttgcatgtatttttttttaagtgatatGAGCAAGTGGTCAAATGACTTAATAACTTGTAGGCACTTTGGgtgaatatttaaaaagtttgaacaTTTCCTTAGATGCAAAACCATTTCATTGCAAATATTTCAAGCATAGTATGGATTGGAGTAAATTATATGTGTGCGTTGAGTGGTGTGCGCTATGCGTGTATTAGTAATTATGATAAGTTCTTTTGGGTGCACCCAGAAATGGTTAGCGCTATCTTGGGTCAAGACAAATGAcaaatggtattagagccaacCAAGTAACACAGTGTGGCTTAGGGCTTTGCAATGCATTGTGGGATGTTAAGAATTTAATGGGGAGCTCAAGCCTTGTGCAGAAGTTTAATAGAAACAGAATTTGTTCATATCTATTCTGTGTGAAGGACATGTTTACAAAACACATAGTTAGTGTACAGTTGGGAGAAGCTGCAATATGAGATACCCCTTTGGAATTTCTTTAAGTGAAGATCCTTTTCGTAGTAGTGAAGGGCAGTCACTAGCCTCAACCATCTTTAAAACCAATTCTTTTGTCTAAGTAGGTTCTTTGTCATTCTTCCAGTGAAGCTATGTAAAATGTCGGTGAAATCAGGCTATATTCATCGTCTTTCCAGTTCCTCCATTATAGTTGGAACGCTtgagaatattctaaaatttgtCTTAGAGAAGATATTAGCTTTGGAATTTGGTTCTTAGATTTGGAGTCTATGACTATGGTTGATTTACtccattttcttctttgttagCTCTAGAAGATCAGGGAAAGTGTCTGTAGAGTGTAGAACTCTGGTATTAATGTAGCCATGTGTGAGAAATGGGGCATCAAATGCCTTCTCTAAATAAAAAGCCAACTCGGAATTTAGAACAGGATGGAGCTCAGTTTGTATAGGGCTGGATGAAATTGTTGCTGGTAGCTTTGTAGAGGGTTGTTAGAGTGCTGCTCTTAGAGCAAATACAAGAGTCTTTGTGTTTTCTAGAGATGTAGTTTTGTCATGAAGGTGTGCTCCTAAAATTGCAGTCATAAATTTACAGTCAgcattattatgataatttattgGACTTGATGCTGCTTATGCCTAAGCAATGGCAGGTTTAGTGGTCTGATTTCAAACACATAACCGTGAATGCAACCTTCCTTGCTTGTGACTCCATGCAATCACTGTTTTTTCACTAGCATTTAAATGTGAAGTTTCACCAAAGTGCATAACCCCCCTCCCATCCCTTCCTTTTGAGtgtgtgaaaattattgtggcAGAAACCAGACAAGTGAAATATTATCCATTTGACAAATGGCTCTGGCATAAATGACTGTCTGGTTTCCACTTGTGGATGATTAGATAGTGTGCTGCTTCGATCAGATATCCTTGCATTGATCTTTTCCCTTCATTTTAATACAGgaacttttatgtttctcttgTGCTTCCAACATATAACGCctaggtttattaattttttgtttgcaaAGACCTGCAATCCCCAAGAAACctaaagattaaaaaatctttttctttggtGTCCTGGAATTTTTTAGCATGTGACTTATCCCCAGGCATTACAATCCCCCATCCTACACAAGGCAAATACTGGGATAAATCACCAGGGCTAAAGGGTAGGATTCGAACTTGGTTGACACTTCCTGAGATGCTTTTATTTCAGGCCAACGAGTTAATCAGCCTAACCCCTTGGGGTTCTCAAGTATCCAAACTCTTAGTTCATTcattcatctcaaaaaaaagaaaaaaaaaattcctatatTGGGGAATAAAGGAGTGTGATTGAATTAAGAACTGATTTCAAGGATTATGGAACTAGTTTATATTAAATGGAGGTCTGCATTGGTAGTCATTTTAAGCCACAGTGATTCAGTTTTCCATCTGCATCTTCTGAGTTTTGAAAAGACAGAAGATTGCAAAACAGACAATACAATTTGACAACAggggaataaaattttaaagggtTTTATTTGTTACAAGATCGACTaagacaaaagacaaaagagtTGGAGATAATTGGAAAGATACAATGTATTGTATTTGTCagcaattttcagtttttttcttACCTTCAACTGCAATCCATGTTCTGTATGGTACCTACATGATTGATGTATCAATTAAAAAAGATCTTCCTACTGCATGGGACCTGCACCATCAATTGGGTAGGTTCTAAGGAAAAATCCTGCTTGTTGAATTGGTTTTGTATCCATTTGCTTCTTACAAGCACAACCAAGTGTTTATCTCTAACACTTGTAGGACATAAGCACTTTGGCATGTTACGTAACTTTGATGTGCTTACCAATTCATGATCCTGTAACTGTTCCTAACTGAGGGATATACTTTTTCTGCAGAAAGATAGTAATGCTGTTAAAGAGGCACTTGATCAGCTGAATGAAGTTGGTTGGGCCAAGAGATGGAGTTCTCAGCCAAATGTCTCACGTCGGATGGTCAGTCTCCATTACAAGTGTGAAGTTCTGGGAAGTGGTACTAAAAACATTAGCCACATCTACAAACCCATGCATACTTGTATCCAAATAATGTATATCTGTTCACTGCTTTGAGTTCATCCTTTTATCCTACTTTGTTAGATTAAATAGTTTGACTGCTTCAAAATTCATGCATCAGACATCTCTTCGGGAGCTGACAACTCTCGGAATAAAAAATGCTGAGAACCTTGCAATCCCAAGTGTCAGAAATGATGTAAGTATATATAAAGCTTTCTAATTTCCTTTGTTGCATTGGGTAAAGCGTATAACAACAGCCAAGTCTTGGTCTAAGTTTCAATTGTAGACTAAAATGCAATGCATCACTACTGCAATCATTTCAAAACTTCAGCATAAAAACCCTTTAACTTAGGAAGAATTTCctgaggtttttatttattttatatatatagatacacacacacacatagatttcaagatgtCAATGTCTTATTTTGACCTCTTTTGTTATCTCTTTCTTCCTTCCCATAGCTGCTTCTTTGAGCTTGTGAAAATTATAAAGTAATTAGAATTTCATGAATATTTGAGTGCAAATTCGATCTGATTTCTTATTATTTGCACTGAAAAAGCATTGGGTCAAGATGCTGTTCATAAAATTGACATCTGTCAGTGATACAGGCAGCTTTTCTTTTCACAGTGGTGGGCACAACAGGTTTTTTAGGTGTTCTTGCTGGTCAGCTTCCTGGGGTAACTTTAATTCTATCCCTTTTCCTCTGTATAGGTGCACACAAGTTTTTATACCATCTTAAACAGTATACTAGGAGGGCATGCAAACTCATGTTCTATTATCATGCAATATTTTGATTCAAGCAGCCTCTTCTCACCGATTGACGTGTAAGGAAATATATTTCTGTATTTTCTCCTCATTCATAGAAATTTGAAAGTACGTATTTCTCACTTCGTTTCTGCTTAAGCCACATAATTTCACAGCTACTATTGAACCCTTTCACTTCCCACTGCTTTTGTTCAGGAGAATAACAAAGTTCTAAAAGTACTCTCAGTTGGTGAAGTCTTTGACACATATTGTGGACGTGCAAAACAATGTAAAAAAAGTTCATATAAATAGGCCAAGACGTGCTTGAGAGAAAATGAAATCTGTATCCTTGCTCTCACTGCTTAGTTTAAGCTGTTTCAATTTGTTTGTAATTATCACTAGAAAAAGAGCATATCTTCATCTTGGTTTTCTCTCACTGTCTTAAAACCTTAAAAAGCAAACCTCTGGACTGAAAATGCAATGGTTTCTCTTTCCATGTGCATCTTTATATCAGTCTTATCATTCGTGGTTATATCAATTGCATCACATATTATGTTTCTAAATTGCTCTGCATTCAAATGAATCCTTCCTATGGGTGATATGTTGCTCTTTTCATGCCCATGAGGATTGAagacatttttttctttatttatttttttaatttatagctATGAGATTCATTGATGCAATGCCTTGGTAATGTAATAATTGttaggataaaatttaaaacaattttcGATTTTGATGATGTCTTTCGTTCTTACCATCCCTATAGGACTGGGGCTTCTTTGTGCCTTACTTGATTGGGAGCATATCATTGATAGTTTTGGCGGTGGGAAGCACTGCCCCTGGGTAAGAAATGTCTCTAAGATGGATTACAAGTTTTATcccattaaaattattttaaatgaaattttaatacaGCTGAAGCCATCAATATTTACCTTCTATTTCAAgttggaaaaattattttgtatgtaTTACACCTCTCTCTCACATATAGGTGGATTCTAATTCCATACATTGAATCCACATGTGAGACCCACTTTTATATGAGAAGAATGTGTTACTTATAGGGTGCACTTAAAAAGAATGTGTTATATGTAGGGTGCATTTAGTAATTTCACCCATAGTTGAGAGCTAATTTATGACTCGTTTGCATTAATAATGTTCTTATATCTGTTGTAGGCTTCTTCAGGCTGCTATTGGTGGcttctcttcattttttcctGATTATCAAGAAAGAATTACTAGTCATGAAGCAGCTC contains:
- the LOC115995294 gene encoding uncharacterized protein LOC115995294 isoform X1 gives rise to the protein MASLSNLKPVSAFTANYRPKCSKTIPRKIKWGVVRASSAAPGVDLNTLQSAIAKKDSNAVKEALDQLNEVGWAKRWSSQPNVSRRMTSLRELTTLGIKNAENLAIPSVRNDAAFLFTVVGTTGFLGVLAGQLPGDWGFFVPYLIGSISLIVLAVGSTAPGLLQAAIGGFSSFFPDYQERITSHEAAHFLVAYLLGIPILGYSLDIGKEHVNLIDERLEKLIYSGQIDAKELDRLAVVAMAGLAAEGLKYDKVVGQSADLFTLQRFINRSKPQISKEQQQNLTRWAVLLAASLLKNNKVIHEALMTAMSNKATVLECIEAIEKAA
- the LOC115995294 gene encoding uncharacterized protein LOC115995294 isoform X2; protein product: MASLSNLKPVSAFTANYRPKCSKTIPRKIKWGVVRASSAAPGVDLNTLQSAIAKKDSNAVKEALDQLNEVGWAKRWSSQPNVSRRMTSLRELTTLGIKNAENLAIPSVRNDDWGFFVPYLIGSISLIVLAVGSTAPGLLQAAIGGFSSFFPDYQERITSHEAAHFLVAYLLGIPILGYSLDIGKEHVNLIDERLEKLIYSGQIDAKELDRLAVVAMAGLAAEGLKYDKVVGQSADLFTLQRFINRSKPQISKEQQQNLTRWAVLLAASLLKNNKVIHEALMTAMSNKATVLECIEAIEKAA